The following is a genomic window from Elaeis guineensis isolate ETL-2024a chromosome 10, EG11, whole genome shotgun sequence.
CTCAGAAAAATCAACCTCCAAAGCAATAGCTTCTTTGATACCATCCCTTCTGAAATTGGTCATCTGCATCGGTTGCAGCAACTAAACCTGAGCTTTAATTCATTCGTGGGAGAGATCCCTGTTGGACTGTCCAATTGTTCGAACCTCAGACGACTTGACCTGAGCGACAACCCTCTAGCAGGGAGAATACCAGATGAGCTCAGGTCACTAACAAAGCTCGAGACTCTACACCTCGAGGCAAACAACATCACAGGAGCCATCCCACCTTGGCTTGGGAATCTTTCTTCGCTCTATGCGCTTACACTGTATTCAAACTCCTTGGAAGGAAGCATCCCAGAGGACCTAGGCAACCTTGCAAACCTAAGATTCTTTCAAGTGTCTGCAAACATGCTATCCGGTATCATTCCCTTGCGTCTCTACAATTTCTCATCCTTGTATTTCTTCAATGTGGCTGTCAACCAGCTGCAGGGTAGCCTTCCACCAACCCTGGGCAATACACTTCCTACACTTAACTATCTTTGGTTAGATAATAACCAGTTTGATGGACCCATTCCAGCTTCATTAGTCAATGCCACCGGAATTGTAAGCATTGATTTCTTTAACAACAGTTTTAGCGGACAGGTGCCTTCAAATTTGGGAAGATTGCAAGGTCTTTACCATCTCGTTCTCGGTGTAAACCAGCTTGAAGCAAATGATGCTAACGGATGGGCATTTATCGACTCTTTAACCAACTGCAGTTTTTTACAGAACTTGGGCCTAGAATTCAACCTGCTTGGCGGTAGGTTGCCAAAATCAATCGCCAACCTCTCCGTAGAACTCCAATTTTTAGCAATTGGATCGAACCACATATCAGGGAACATTCCCTCTGGAATTGAAAACCTATTCAATTTGTATGCATTGGCGTTTGAGAAGAATCTACTCACTGGTAATATCCCAGAAGATATCGGAAAACTTCAGATGCTGCAGGTTCTTTACTTGTGTGACAACAAGTTAACAGGGATCCTTCCATCCTCCCTTGGCAACCTCACCCAGTTGAATAAACTCTACTTATATGGTAATGCCTTTGAAGGACCAATGCCTTCGAGTCTGGGAAATCTTCAACATTTAGCAGAACTGGACCTCTCCATTAACAGTCTTAGTGGCAGCATCCCGAAAGAGATATTCAACCTTACTTTCCTGTCAAATTATGTGGATTTTTCTGACAATAATTTGATTGGAGAACTTCCATTGAATGTTGGCAGCATGATAAATATCAGAGCATTAATTTTTTCTGGAAACAAGTTGTCCGGTGAGATACCTGGCACACTTGGCAATTGCGAGGCCTTGGAATACCTATTCATTGACAATAATTTCCTCCATGGGTCCATTCCTCCATCTTTGAGTGACATAAAAGCACTTCAAATACTTGATCTCTCGCGCAATAACCTGTCAGGGCCCATACCTAAATTGCTGGCAAACTTACACTTTTTGGTTAATCTCAATCTGTCTTTCAACCATCTGGATGGTGCAGTGCCGACCAAGGGAATCTTCAACAATGCAGCTGCTATCTCGCTACTTGGCAATTATGGGCTCTGTGGAGGTGTACCAGAACTTCACTTGCCTGCATGTCCCAAAAATTCATCAGAAAAGAGTGGTGGAAGGTCTCATCTGGTTCGAGTAGTGATACCAATAATTAGTGCTATTTCGTGTTTGACACTGATCTTTCTCTTTGTTTTCTTATATTGGAAACAAAAGCCAAGAAAGGACACGAGATCACCTGCATCTTCCTTGGATGACAAATATCCGAAAGTATCTTACAGGGAATTGGCTGAGGCAACTGATGGATTCTCCACCACCAATCTTGTTGGCACAGGAAGATATGGCTCCGTGTATAAAGGGTCTCTGCTTCGTGGCAATGCAGCTGTTGCTGTGAAGGTTTTTAACCTGCAACAATTAGGAGCTATCAAGAGTTTTGCAGCTGAATGTGATGCTTTAAGAGTCATCCGGCACCGTAATCTAGTCAAGATCATAACATTGTGCTCCGGTTTTGATTTTAGAGGTTATGATTTCAAAGCTCTGGTTTTTGAATTCATGCCTAATGGGAGTTTAGAGGAATGGCTGCATCCAAGAATCATTGAGCAGGGAATGGCAAACAGTTTAAATTTACTTCAGAGATTAAACATAGCCGTTGATGTTGCTGAAGCTATGGATTATCTCCATCACAACTGTCAACCACCGGTTGTTCACTGTGATCTGAAGCCTGGTAATGTTCTTCTTGATGCCGACAGGGTTGCTCATGTAGGGGATTTTGGGTTGGCAAAAATCCTTTGTGAGGCTATGAGCATGTCCTTGCAAAATTCAGCAAACTCAACAGACGTCATAAGGGGAACAATTGGGTATGTTGCTCCAGGTAATTTTAGATCATAACAAAACCAAGCTTTAATAGTatgttttccttcttttttttttccctagaAGAGAATGGTTAATTTGTTTTACATCATGGTTAGAGTTCTCTTAAGCTTATGCAGTACTAACTCTGAAACATGCGCACCGCAGAGTATGGGGCAGGGGGACAGGTCTCTACATCAGGTGATGTGTATAGCTATGGAATCCTTCTTTTGGAGATTTTTACAGGAAAGAGACCAGTTGATGATGCATTTAACAATGGATTGACCCTTCATAGTTTTGTTAAGATGGCATTTCCTGAGAAGATCGAGGAAATCATTGATCCATTGTTGCTGATTCAAGATGATGATGATCCGAGAGGAAGCACTACTAGGAGACTTAACCAATGTTTAGAATCCGTGATAAGAATCGGCCTCATGTGCTCAACTTTATCACCAGGTGAACGATTGAACATGAGAGACGTGGCCACTGAAATGCATGCAATTAGAAACGCCTATTTAGGGGGCAGATACTCATGAAAAGAGAAGGCAAAGACCACATCTTATGGGCTACACCAACCTTTGGCTCAATATTTATTACGGTAGTAGGATCAAACTTGTCATGACATGTCTCAAGCTTAATTGGATGTCACAAGTTTAATTGTATCAAACGTCACAATGCATaagaatttttattaggtttttgGAAAGGAAAGATAACTTTTATTGATCTCAGACAGAACACTTTCTTTTTTGTTTGATTCTTTTCGTCCATTCTTCATTAGGGGATTTGAGATGAttaaatcattttttattttcgTGGAATGTTTGTAGTTGGCAAGTTAGACATTTCTTCCATAATAGCAGATTAGGTCAGGAACTGTTCAAATCTTTTGACCGATAGAAGGCTGACTCATTCTAAACCCACCCTGCAACAAGACTGATCATGTGACAGTGACCATCTTAGCCAGATAAATGAATTGTAAGCAACTACCTTGCATCGTTTATCAAGCAAAACCCCAATTAGGATATACTAATGCCTACTTTAGGTTATAATGGCTCATTCCTTTACCAAATGCTAGAAACATATGGAACAAAGTTGCAATACGGTATGGAAAGGCGAACTTCTTACAGCTGACAACCATCAGAAATTATTGGCATACTTGTGACGGATGAAGGAgataatgacttaaaaatacgaTTTTACCATGCAAcaaatcaataaaattattttcacaaACAAGCGCCGGCAACTAGATTGATAAGAGTGTAAAAGTGATGTTGGATAGATATCTGACCAGAAAACCACctctcaagaccttttcagtactacgcgatgcagtaggaagaaagaagaaacaaaacaaaacaatcaaaatacgtggatcagccacaaaaaggctcgcctctacggggcatgcaaacttcactatgaaaaaaaaaatttacaagaggagatctcaccctcaacccttgtacacccaattctctctcactagaagtttccctcacaaaagctctctctctcttggaagaccccctgaactcctgaagtgaccggcgtccgctgtccaggagcctcctgctccttctctctcagcgcttcagtctctctttcttctctcgggTTCCGTACGGCTCCGTACGGTGCGTCCTCCGACAAAACCAGACCACTGATTCCCTCTGTGCCTCACAGGCCCTTCTAAAgggcttaaacccaattagattaggtttaagactccttaatcaacccatatAAGGACCCGGACCGTTGGATCGAGAACcaaatcaacccacgccctccgatcgcgatccgatccacggaatagtgccataGACCGCGAGAAACACGTGAGAAACACCCACACTAATtgaccgtcatgtgtcctctaattgaccgtcccaatgcctctgatcgcacagctcgatccatccgacagatatacagtgccctcactattcttcagggagtcaaactactcatctctgcaacatacatgataggggcatgcagaatctaatatccactgctggaaagaagtagatacctcgtcagatatctccaagacatctccatctgaatcgctgccggtcgtcgctacagcagccaccatccgattttcgagttgaggataatctctggctagatgccctaactctgCACACCGATAACACCTGGTTTTACTCAAGTccttcctggacttagaccgtcctcgttgtgatctcctgtcgctctgtctatcgccttctgctccttcagaagctaccaaagctgagctaccgccatctgagctcgaagctgggttctccctcctgagaatcttgTTTTGGAGTATCGTCGTGGTAccttcatccatcttgatagtactttttctcactagaagagcagtcaccaaggactcatacgaaagaGGAAGCGACACcaacaaaaccagcaccctggtcttctccttaacattctcgccaacattgaggaggtcggtgaggatcttttggaagtgacttagatgctcctgcacgctctgtctctcagtcatccgcagttggttcaactgcctccagaggaaaagagtgttggtgagagactttgccatgtataactcttcgagcttcgaccacagcatcgtaagagaagtctcgctcagcacatggatcaccacctcatccgctaggtatatgcagatggtactcaccgtctgcatctgtagtcgtttccaatcccgcacctccatggtggtcggcttctcatcacacaagagagcatcgatcaacctttgttggatgagcacgtccttcacccttgcctgccacaaggagaaattgctcttaccatcgaacttgttgatctccatcttaattgttcctgtcttcttcatcttcagtcttgctcaccactgctgcaatctgcatccttgtaccgccttgctctgataccacttattgggtggatgtctggccaggataccaccttccaaaatcttttcaataccacgcgatgtagtaggaagaaagaagaaataaaataaaacaatcaacatacgtggatcagccacaaaaatgctcgcctccacggggtatgcaaacttcactatgaaaaaaaaaattataagaggagatctcaccctcaacccttgtatacccaattctctctcactagaagttcccctcacaaaagctctctctcttggaagaccccctgaacccctgaagtgatcgacgtccgctgtccaggagcctcctgctccttctctctcagtgcttcaccctctctttcttctctcgggTTCTGTACGGCTCCGTACGGCGCATCCTCCGGCAAAATCAGACCACTGATTCCCTCTGTGcctcacaggcccttttaaagggcttaaacccaattagattcggtttaagactccttaatcaacccatatAAGGATCTGGACCATTGGATCGAGAACCAGATCAACCTACGCCCTCCGATCatgctccggtccatggaatagtaccgtggaccgtgagaaatgcgtgaaaaatgcccacgcagtccacaggtCCAGCCGTAGACCTCCCGATCTACGGTagaccggggtacaggcccaggcaaggcgcctgggccgcgcccgcgcACGGGCTGGGCCGCATGCCCGCTTGGGCCGTGCGCTTGGGTTGCACGTCCCGTACGTTGGCCCCACTTGGGCCGCATGCCtctgcctgcggccgcaccgccgcCGCTCCGCCGGCCTGCAGCCGGCCGCCAGCGGTCTTCCACCGtctcggatctcgtgccgacttcaaaagctcgtatcttcttcgtccgagctccgttttagatgatcttgatctaattggactccatttttcgtcgtGAACCTCGTTgttggctcaatgtgggctgaatcttgaggcgtcaaatcctaacaagtgAAGTTGGCTCCTAGTAATTTCATTCAATATATATCAAATGTGGAGTAACCATGATGGTTTCAAGGTGTAAACATGATCTCAGATGCAGCAGGATGTGTGTGACTCTAATGCGTAGAGGTTGCAGTTCGTCCAGTCACAGTTAAGCTCCAATGGAGCTCTGCAGAATGACATTGTTGCACCTTCCCAATTCTGCATGGTATCTTAGTGAGTCCGGATAATGTACAAGGGATCAGAGCCAAGTAGCTCAATGTGCATCCAAGTGGTTTGTTGCTTTGAGAGAAATGCTTTGAAACACTTTAGTGGATTGGAAATGTGAATTTTTGTTGGTCGGCCCGCCTGATAAGGCGGTTACCAGATGAGGATCGGAACAGGGGAAAATAAATCCCTGTTCCGCGCGAGGGAAGCCACCGCTTCTTTCTCTCAGTGCTCCCCaccgaaagagaaaaaaaaaaaaaggaaagagagaagggGGAACATCCAGAACCCTCTCGCGCCCTCCCTCTCccgttttctctctttctctctcttctctccctccctcccgcgCGCGCTCTCGTCATCCGCTCGTCCTCTCCCGTTCTATCTTTCTCTCACGCGCTCCCTTCCcagccctctctctctttccctcccgTATCCCTTTCTTTCTCCCTCTGTCTCTGTCGCTGTGTGCGTCAGTGGGTGTGAGTGTGTGTTGTGTGGTGGGAAAAGAAGAAACGGAGAGAGGGTGAGCCGAAGAAACGCCTGTGGGTCTCTGGGTGCTGTAGGGGCACATGGTTGGCTCGTCCGTTCCAAGTCGAGTAGTGAAATGAGTGGTTTGGGCGGGGTCTGGGTCGCAACTACATCATGTTTATATTATCGGGATCTTCCACCCATATCTGTTCAGGAAGCGAAGACAACAGATAATGCTTTTTGCATAAAACTGAGAGTATCATCGAGGACAAGGCTGCAAGATGGCTTCCGAAAGTTCTTAGATCGGTTGGATTTTACTGCTGCAAAAGATAAGGGTCTCTGATCACAATTACCTGCATTAGTTATAAATAGTTGGTATCATATATTAGAAGTGATGGTGTGTTGCATATAAGCATGAATAGCAAACTTTGAATCCTTATGATCCTACATTATGTCAATTGCATAAGTATAGCATGTGTCAAAGTTATAATgtgataataataaataaataaaataaataaattatacagAATCAAAATCGGGGTAATTGGACTAGTCACGAAATCAGTGTAGCTTTGCCATAGGCAGAAACGTGGTATTTTTCTTAGTGTGGCTTTATCACGGGCAGAAAcgtgatatttttttcaatgtggCCTGCCACGGCAGAAACGTGGTATTTTTATCGATATGGCCCATCACAGACATGAATGTGGTATTTTAATATGGCCAGTCACAGGCAGAAATGTGATCGTGAATAGTCCAAATATCGAAAATTTGGATCCAATTCATATTAcacattataataagataatgaATGGGATTAATAGTTTTGTATTGACGTTAACAGAAGTAATAGCCATTAAACATGAAGTCCTAGTTGAACAGAACTGTTGATATAGTTGCATATATTGAGCAAATCAGAGCTGCTATTGATTGAGTATTGTAtacatttaaattattatattttgaaatatgatgAATATTCTGGTATTATTATTGAGATGGGCACATGAATACTCAATTGTAAATCTGATATATTTGAATCATTGTTTCTCAATGGCAATATTTATTAAAGAGTTGTTATCTTTTCATGCTGGTGTGTGTGCTTAGAAAATCTTTATTGAGCTGTTCGCTCATAtatattatttctattttttttaagagcTGCAGAATATCTAACTAATTGGGGTTGATTTGGAACTTCTGATGAGAGGTATTAATAGTTAAGTTTTTATTTGATACCGAAGATATCTGAACCACGTATTTTGGATAATCTAGATTTCTATAAAAGTTCAAAATGAACTATTTGTTTTAATTGTTTATCTTTTGATATTAAGTATTCTGGTTCAGTTTATTAGGCCTTGCATATATTCTAGAATTATACTCTAGGCAATATGTGGTCGTGTTATGTGGCCAATCCATTTGtggggtttggggcgtgacagaaaATCTTATGTTAGCGGTATATTCAAGTTTGTGGTTCAGTGTGATTTGAGAGTTTCCAATAATTTGTTATGCCCTCGTGCAAACTTATGAACTTCCAATTGTATAGCTGAATTAACCACTATCAGGatgtcccttttttttctttagtttgtCTATTTCTTAAACTGGACAGCACCAATTTTCTATGATTGAGGTATTTTTTTCCATTGTTGGCCTACTTCCTAAATATCATAGATGTTTCGTGCTAAGAGTCGGGTATAACTAAAAGCTATTTATATATTAACATAAGATAGTTGGGAAATCATATTTATCTCTTATCCATGCAAAATCATATATTGTGGGGTTTGTGCCATATGCCGCTATCAGGCCGAAAGCAAGTCCACAAGTACACAAAGGGTTTATTCAAGTGACAGAGTTTTTTTAACACATAGAATTAGATATCCTAAAGTACTCAAAAAATATTCATTGCTATGGGTAAGGTTGAGCATCGTACCTATAGACTATTGATATGGGCAATAATTTCATAAAGTTTCTTCTTCACCAAGATGAAACCTTGCACTAATACCCATGCATGCCATTTACTCTAAATGGCTAGCATTGGCAATCCACCCTACCATGCACTATTAGCTTTAGATTTGTGAACTTGATGCTCGAGCTCGCAAGTCATCCCTTATCTAATAGACACGTCTTTTTGTACTTTGAATGTTGGTAAATTTATGGCCAAACCCATGTATTGACAATGATACTATGGACTATATCATCAATAGGGTTCACAAAGGTTTACTGGAATCAGATATGAGCGTGGGCCCAATAGTCCAACGTAGAAATCATCATAACAGCAACATCTCTATATTAGATGAAGACATAATCAGACATATGAGACATGATTAGCAATAACTCGAAAGGTTTTGAAAAATTCtgcttttcaaa
Proteins encoded in this region:
- the LOC105037284 gene encoding LRR receptor-like serine/threonine-protein kinase EFR translates to MEVMMLLLFFLLLLNSFNYCRFAATARTSYSNETDLLALLAFKDQITSDPSGVLRTWNATTHFCGWEGVTCGRKHQQRVMALDLSSRGLVGSVTPSIGNLTFLRKINLQSNSFFDTIPSEIGHLHRLQQLNLSFNSFVGEIPVGLSNCSNLRRLDLSDNPLAGRIPDELRSLTKLETLHLEANNITGAIPPWLGNLSSLYALTLYSNSLEGSIPEDLGNLANLRFFQVSANMLSGIIPLRLYNFSSLYFFNVAVNQLQGSLPPTLGNTLPTLNYLWLDNNQFDGPIPASLVNATGIVSIDFFNNSFSGQVPSNLGRLQGLYHLVLGVNQLEANDANGWAFIDSLTNCSFLQNLGLEFNLLGGRLPKSIANLSVELQFLAIGSNHISGNIPSGIENLFNLYALAFEKNLLTGNIPEDIGKLQMLQVLYLCDNKLTGILPSSLGNLTQLNKLYLYGNAFEGPMPSSLGNLQHLAELDLSINSLSGSIPKEIFNLTFLSNYVDFSDNNLIGELPLNVGSMINIRALIFSGNKLSGEIPGTLGNCEALEYLFIDNNFLHGSIPPSLSDIKALQILDLSRNNLSGPIPKLLANLHFLVNLNLSFNHLDGAVPTKGIFNNAAAISLLGNYGLCGGVPELHLPACPKNSSEKSGGRSHLVRVVIPIISAISCLTLIFLFVFLYWKQKPRKDTRSPASSLDDKYPKVSYRELAEATDGFSTTNLVGTGRYGSVYKGSLLRGNAAVAVKVFNLQQLGAIKSFAAECDALRVIRHRNLVKIITLCSGFDFRGYDFKALVFEFMPNGSLEEWLHPRIIEQGMANSLNLLQRLNIAVDVAEAMDYLHHNCQPPVVHCDLKPGNVLLDADRVAHVGDFGLAKILCEAMSMSLQNSANSTDVIRGTIGYVAPEYGAGGQVSTSGDVYSYGILLLEIFTGKRPVDDAFNNGLTLHSFVKMAFPEKIEEIIDPLLLIQDDDDPRGSTTRRLNQCLESVIRIGLMCSTLSPGERLNMRDVATEMHAIRNAYLGGRYS